A single region of the Paraburkholderia sp. SOS3 genome encodes:
- the tssB gene encoding type VI secretion system contractile sheath small subunit yields the protein MSASNSSQKFIARNRAPRVQIEYDVEIYGSEKKVELPFVMGVLADLSGNPLESLPAVTDRRFLDIDIDNFDERMKAIKPRVAFAVPNTLTGEGQLMVDMTFESIEDFSPAAVASKVYSLRQLLDARTQLANLQTYMDGKSGAEALVNNLLADPALLKSLAAAPKPQAEVTTTESDRPASLN from the coding sequence GCTTCAAATAGTTCGCAGAAGTTCATCGCGCGCAACCGTGCCCCGCGCGTCCAGATCGAATACGACGTCGAGATCTACGGATCCGAAAAGAAAGTGGAATTACCGTTCGTGATGGGGGTTCTAGCGGATCTGTCCGGCAATCCGCTCGAATCGTTGCCGGCCGTCACCGACCGCCGTTTCCTCGATATCGACATCGACAATTTCGACGAGCGCATGAAAGCGATCAAACCGCGCGTCGCGTTTGCCGTGCCGAACACGCTCACCGGCGAGGGGCAATTGATGGTCGACATGACTTTCGAGAGCATCGAGGACTTTTCGCCGGCTGCGGTCGCGAGCAAGGTCTATTCGCTGCGGCAGTTGCTCGACGCCCGCACGCAACTGGCGAACTTGCAGACGTACATGGACGGCAAGTCCGGCGCCGAAGCGCTCGTCAACAATCTGCTGGCCGATCCCGCGCTGCTGAAATCGCTTGCGGCGGCGCCGAAACCGCAAGCAGAGGTAACGACGACGGAAAGCGACCGCCCCGCTTCGCTTAACTGA
- the tssC gene encoding type VI secretion system contractile sheath large subunit: MSTQQVQAPNTASNKAVHTQTDFSQLLTQEFRPKTEAAREAVENAVQTLAEQALQQSVTISDDAYKSIEAIIAQIDHKLSEQINLILHHHDFQKLESAWRGLHHLVSNTETDERLKIRFMDISKEELRRSMKRYKGLAWDQSPLFKQIYEEEYGQLGGEPYGCLVADYYFDHTPPDVDLLGSIAKIAAASHTPFVSGASPSVLQMESWQELANPRDLTKIFTQNLEYAPWNSLRHAEDARYIGLAMPRFLSRLPYGAQTNPVDEFDFEEDTQGSDHRNYAWANAAYAMGVNINRSFKLYGWCSLIRGVESGGTVENLPCHTFPTDDGGIDMKCPTEIAISDRREAELSKNGFIPLIHRKNTDHATFIGAQSLQKPAEYHDPDATANANLSSRLPYLFACSRFAHYLKCIVRDKIGTFREREDMQRWLNEWIMNYVDADPANSSQETKARRPLAAAEVVVEDVDGNPGYYQAKFFLRPHFQLEGLTVSLRLVARLPSVKEAV; the protein is encoded by the coding sequence ATGTCAACACAGCAAGTACAGGCACCGAACACGGCGTCGAACAAGGCAGTCCATACGCAGACCGATTTTTCCCAACTGCTCACGCAGGAGTTCCGTCCGAAAACCGAGGCTGCTCGGGAGGCCGTGGAAAATGCGGTGCAGACGCTTGCCGAGCAGGCCCTCCAGCAATCGGTCACGATCAGCGACGACGCGTACAAAAGCATCGAAGCGATCATCGCGCAGATCGATCACAAGCTATCGGAGCAAATCAATCTGATCCTGCATCATCACGACTTCCAGAAGCTCGAGTCGGCGTGGCGCGGCCTGCATCATCTTGTCTCGAACACCGAGACGGACGAACGGTTGAAAATCCGCTTCATGGACATCTCGAAGGAAGAGTTGCGCCGCTCGATGAAGCGTTACAAAGGGCTCGCGTGGGATCAGAGCCCGCTCTTCAAGCAGATTTACGAGGAAGAATACGGGCAACTCGGCGGCGAACCGTATGGATGCCTCGTCGCCGACTACTACTTCGATCACACGCCGCCGGATGTCGACCTGCTCGGTTCGATCGCGAAAATCGCTGCCGCCTCGCACACGCCATTCGTCTCGGGCGCGTCGCCATCGGTGTTGCAAATGGAATCGTGGCAGGAACTCGCGAACCCGCGCGACCTGACCAAAATCTTCACGCAGAACCTCGAGTACGCGCCGTGGAATTCGCTGCGTCATGCCGAAGACGCACGCTACATCGGGCTTGCGATGCCGCGCTTCCTGTCACGGCTGCCATACGGCGCGCAGACAAACCCCGTCGATGAATTCGATTTCGAGGAAGACACGCAGGGTTCGGATCATCGCAATTATGCGTGGGCTAATGCGGCTTATGCGATGGGTGTCAACATCAATCGCTCGTTCAAGCTGTATGGCTGGTGCTCGCTGATCCGCGGCGTCGAATCCGGCGGCACGGTCGAAAATCTGCCTTGCCACACTTTTCCGACCGACGACGGCGGCATCGACATGAAGTGCCCGACGGAGATCGCCATTTCCGATCGTCGCGAAGCCGAACTGTCGAAGAACGGCTTTATTCCGCTCATCCACCGCAAGAACACCGATCACGCGACCTTCATCGGCGCGCAGTCGCTGCAAAAGCCCGCGGAATATCACGACCCCGATGCGACTGCCAATGCGAATCTGTCGTCTCGTCTGCCCTATCTGTTCGCATGCTCGCGTTTTGCGCACTACCTGAAGTGCATCGTGCGCGACAAGATCGGCACGTTCCGCGAGCGCGAGGACATGCAGCGTTGGCTCAACGAATGGATCATGAACTACGTCGACGCGGACCCCGCGAATTCATCGCAGGAAACGAAGGCGCGGCGTCCACTCGCGGCAGCAGAGGTTGTGGTCGAGGATGTTGACGGCAATCCAGGCTATTACCAGGCGAAGTTCTTTCTACGACCGCACTTCCAGCTGGAAGGTCTGACGGTGTCGCTGCGGCTGGTTGCGCGACTGCCGTCGGTGAAGGAAGCGGTCTGA